ATTGGTGATCCACATAAGGTTTGCGTCCATGCCATCGCGCATGGCTGCATAGAAGTTATCGTATGCATGACGCCAGTCAAGATCATGGACAGGATGTTCGACTTTTGGCAAGGCTTGCATAAGGCCAGCAAATGCTGCCTGGAACGCGATAGTGTCAGTAACCGTTGGTTGACCGGAAAGCGGCCGGAATTCAATTCGTGCATTTGCTCCTGACTGAGATGGACCATCGAACACGGGACGAATCCATCGCCAGTATGTGCCGTGCTTGTGACGGAAGTGAGCGAACTTATCATCAAATCGTCCTTTCTCTGTTGGAGGCATCGGAACCAGAGCCGGATCAGAAGCAATGCGATTGACTGCTTCTGCAGTTGATTCGTAATCTTTTGGGAAACGAACCTTACCAAGCGGACTTGTCGGAGCATTGAGTACGGTTTCAAAGACCGCAATTCGATGCTCATCCCAGCCATCCTGCAGGACATCATCGATGGTGGTCCCGTTATCATACAGGTCAGGAGGGAAAAACGGAGTGTTCGCTCCAAGTGCAAGAAGTGGCCCAGCAATTCGTAATGCGTATCGGAGATACGTCGGTAAATCATCCGCTTGTGGAACCTGATAGTGTGGTTGAATCGATGTGATTAGACTTTCCGGCATCACGGTCTCCGAGGACAACGAAACGTGTGGAGCATTCAACTGAAGTCCAACACGATCACGCTCAGTATTTGCCATCGCATGGTATCGTGCTGCATCAGACATATTTGATGCAACTTTGATCCCATTGACACCGATTTTAGAGGTAAGATACTCTTCGGCAGATTCACCATCTGGTGGGATCGTCCACATGCCATCACTAATCAGACGGATTCCTTCTGGACGGGTAAATGCTAGTGCAGCCTCAAGCCGGGCTTGGACTTCCGACTGCTGTGCCTGTAGCCCGTATTGATTGAATGGCTGTGGGCTGGTACACATCTCAGCATTGTGCAGTCCCAGCTCTTTTTCCATCCCAATCATCCGGAGAATTCGACGGGGAACACGACGAAGTCGACCTTCTTCACTGGCGGGATTACGCTGATTATTACTATCAGATACAGTTACGGCATAAAACTCATATTCAAGACCAATATTCGCCTGCGGGTTATCGAATGTTCCATCCTGTAATTCCTCGATAATAAGTTTTCGCTCCTCCTCAACGCGCTGCTGAAAAGCATCAGAATCCGTCTCAAGGGCATCTGCAACACGGTCGACGATCTCAACAGAGGCCATGTTGTGTGCATGAGGAGTCGCTCAGATGACTTGAATGATGCGCTTGAGATCAGATATGAGATAATTTCAGACAGGAGATGATGTAAAATAGTTCGGTGTCGCAATATTTGCAGATATTATATACAATTTTGAAGATTAGCTTGTGATTTCGAATATTGGTCCGTCACGGTCAGACAACTGCTCCCGGACAAACGCTTCAAATTCGGTGAATGTTCCTTTGAACAGAAGTCGTTGATGTGCGACACCTCCGCTCCCATAGCTCGAGTTCTCGACTGCCGTCTCTTCTGTTGACGCAGAGACAAACTCAACATGGTCCTCGTAGCCCTGCTCGTCAGTCCAATACACAACATATAGTGAATCGGAGTTATCCTGCATATGGAAGCATTGAGGCGCTGGTTCAATTAGCTTTCGAGAAGGGGAAAAAACGTTTTTACAAGTATCCCATCTCAGAAAGACGTTCTGGAAGATAAGTTTCTGTTACGAAGTCAAGACCGTACGATGCTAGCGATTGCTGTTCTGACTTCTTACCAATATCAAGTTGAAGGTTGATTTGCTCCTCCCAGTAGTCAGTCTGGAATCGAGGGTCTTCAAGTTCGCTCTCAAGCGCGTTAACATCTGCATCGCTCAGAGGGTCAGTTGGGAGATTATATTCAACGATATCCTCTGGTTGGACGCCGATAAACTTCGCTTCTGGAGTGGCAAGATACTCAGAAAGATGGGCAGACTTAATAGAACCGTATGCAACAGACGCATAGATACGGTATGACCATGGATCCCCGTCTGTAAAGACTGTTACCGGGATGTTAAGTTCATCGTGTAGTCGTTTCGTGAGTCTACGTGTTGCTCTGGCTGGTTGTCCTTTCAGGTGAACGATAAGCGCATTGTATTCTTCATCAAATCCATTCTCGACAAGCCGATCACGCATACCACCAGTCTCAACAGCTAAGACAAAGTCGGCATCATTATCGAGGAATTCAAGCGTATCTGGGTTATTCGGGATTTGGTAGCCCCCCTCACCAACATCCTCCTGACAGTGAATCTTGCGTTCTCCACGGCGCGTTTGTTCGCGAATCAAAAGTGGACCCATGATTGTCGCTCCAGACTCTTCAGGGCGCATGTGGAAATCCTCCCGGGTAACATTAGAGAGGATTTCAAGATCTTCGATAAGCTGGTTGGACTCATCTTGGTCGTTAAATTGGGCCTCTTTGTTGTCCCACGATTCAGAGAGATAGTACAATTCCCGAAGGGTTGATGAACGGCCTTCTTCGAGTTGATCAACAAGAAACTCGATAGTGTAGACTGCTTTAAGCAGCTTTCTGGCTCCGCGAATTGAATTTGCAGACCTGCTTGATGTTCTGTCACCGTAGACCCAAACATGGTCATCTTCATCATATTCGATGTTACTTTTTGTTCGGGTCGGTAGCGATATTTCGGGTATATCACCGGCATCAAGTTGATCATAAAGGTCTGCGGCAAGCTCAATAAGCTGTCGTTGAGCCCTTTGCTGTACCGACTCGGTGTCGTCTGAAGTATCACTGCTCATTGTTTGTATTATTCACTAACGATGAGTTTTGCTGTTTCGATCCCATCAACGGAGAGATCGAACGATGCATCTGCGTCTGTCTGGTAGTTGAGTGTTGCACTTTCATCAGGCGAAAGAGTTACTGACCATTTAATAAACCACTCTCCATCGACTTCAACAGCGGTGGCTGTATCAGGAACATTAGTAGGTTTTGAGTCAACCATCTCTGTGATTTCTAAGTCCTCAGATCGAGACATGTGGTTCTCTACAGTTAGTGCCACTTGTGCGGTGCCATCGTCTGTTGAAACGTGACGCTCAACCAACAAATTATTCATAATTTTTGCCAGCGCATCACTGTAATCTGGCTCCTCTTTCTCAGTCACTTCAGCCACCTTCTTGGCCATTTCTGGAAGAATATCAACCAGTGCATCCTGCTTGCGGCGCCGTTGTTGCATCGAGCGCTTTTTCTTTAGATACGACTTGAGTTCGCGAGCCGCTTCACGAACTGCTAATTCAATTTCATCCTCAATCTCAGGGACGTTTGCAACCGCGTCTTTCGATTCACTTGTAAACGGAACATTTGTTGAGGCGACATGGATCATAATCACGGCCGGGCCATTCGGTAAACCAGATCCACCAGGTTGGTCAAGATTATAGTTTCGCCAGCCGATTTGCTTGACAACATCTGTTGTCGCACAGGCTCCACGCTGGTAGACAAGTGGAACGCGATTGGCGAAACGAAGTACATCAACGGACCCGTCCTCAAGTTCGCCACCGTATGCAATGCCGGCCTCGACAATGAATGGATCACCACCATGGACATCAGCATCGCGTGTTGCTGCCGCATAGAAGTCCGCATCAAACTCTTTGCGCAGTCCAGCCTCAATCAATTCCTCAGTAATTGGTGCTAGACATGACGTTGGAGGCGAGAGGACGCTTGTCTCGCGCATTCCTTCAAGCAAGTCACTAACCATATCGCGATTGCTCTCAAGTTCGCGGATGGTCGGAGGATCATCTGGAACAGTTTTAGTATATTCCCAGATCGCGTTGACGATATTGTCACGAGCAGTATCACCAACAGTTACATCGTCTCTTTTTTCAGTCATGTCTGAGGCCCGATCGACATATTCAAGCAATTCATCTCGGGTTAGCCGATCACGGGAGTTGGTCTCAGAGATGAACTTTTCAGCGATCCGACGGGAGAGTCCTTCAATGGTTGCTTCGTCTTTACGCGTGCTCGTTGCAGAATCAATAATCCGATAGAGATCATTCTTCCGACGAGAGTTGTCGGCCGCCTCTGGGCCGGTTATTGCATTCCATGCGGCCTCCACTGCATTTTCACGAACAGTGTCACCAAATGTAGTTTCATACTCTTCGGCAATTGAATCGGCAGCTGAATCAACAGCAGCGATAATATCATGATGGGCTACTCGGTCATGTTCACGAATACGTTCTGAAACAGCTTTGGCAAAGGCAGCAGTTGCATCAGCACCTTTATTTGCGGTTGCACTGGAAACAGCTGTTTCGATATCAGCATCTTCATGTGCTCCGGGAACAGTCCATGTGAGTTCACGCCCGAAGTGGCGGTCACGGAAGCCATCGATGATTGATTTGGCAGTTTTGCGACCCACACGCGTAAACTCACCTTGTAAGAATCCAGAGACAGTCCTGGAATCTGTCGAAGAGATCATCTTCAGCAGTGTTCCAAGTTCAACACCATGTGGATGAGGACGGATTTCTTCCGTTTCAGATGGTAGTTGATCGGTTCCGCGTTCGAATTTCAATGGCTCATCAAGGCCCGGCTCACGAAGTTCAATTCTTGCGTGAGGATTGACTACGGCTGTATTTCGGATATACTCATGTAGCTGTTTCCGAGCCCGCATATTTGCCTCCATTTCAATTTCAATGCGGGTGCCGTGAGGCCGGTCCCACGTTGTGGGTTCCTCTTTTTTGATTTCAGGTTCGTTTGTATCTGTATCAATGATCAGCTCAAAATACTGTGCATCTGACGATCCTTTAGGACGAGAAGTAACTCGAGCCGGTTTACCGCTTGTGAGTTGTGCATACAACACGGATGCTGAAATTCCAATTCCCTGCTGACCGCGGCTATTTTTGACAGATATGGCCCCGTCATTGACGACGACGAAGTTTTCATCGTAGCCCGTTTCGCCAGGAACAGAGATATCATAGACGTACTCAGGTGGTTCAGTTTCAGTTATCTCTGTAACAGTGAGCAAAGACAAGTCAGATTCAGAGAAGCCGTGTAGTTGCTGTATCGATTCCCAAAGATCACGCAGCCGCTGGGTCGGCTCGTAGCTTGAGTCAAGCAGGCCGAATTCACAGAGGTCCTCCACACGTCTTGAGCGTGAAATTTCGCCATCACCGAGGGCGGCTTCAATAACAGCCTGATACTGAGCAGCCTCTTCAACAGAGGAACCAACACCTGCTCCGAGTAAGAGGCCAGGAATAGTATCGGGAACAGACGCGAACTCAGGATCACCAATACGGACGTTGTCAAGAACAGTAATCGGGATTTGTGAACGAGATGTGTCAGGTCCAAATACACCAGATTGTTCGAGCTCATTTTCACTAACCCGGACATCATAAACCGAATCTGAGCCATCATCATGTGACTCGATAGCCGCGATTACACCCTGCATGTTCCAGAGAACGGACAACTGACTAGCTAAGGTCTGACTGTCTGTCTGGAATACCGCTGGTTCATGAATTGACCGAGAGTAGTCAAGATCATAGAGATCAATGAGGAACTGTTGTTGCACAGTATTATCGGCATCAAATATGAAATCTGGAAGGTATCGTTCTCCAGAATCCGATCGGCAAAGTGCAGTGAAAAGATCAGTAAGCAGTTCCGCAGTTCGAAATAGATCGGTTACCTGATCACTGCTAGATGAGCCGACAGCGGAAATTCCACCGTCCGTAGCCGGGTGGTACTCAGCAGAGAGACCAACGGCGTCCCATGACAGCGACTGAAGAGTGTCTTCAGTAATGCGATCGTGTGCAATCTGGTTACTGAATAGTGTCGAAGACGCATCAGTGATAGGGAGATCAACAGGAAGAGAGAGGCGGGATACATCTGCCTCGGAGTAGACAAGGTCGCAATCTTGACGTTTTGCACGCTGTTCCCAACCGAGCTCTAAGACGACATCAACCGGTAGACGGCGGTTAGGTAGGAAGTCATTTTCAAACGCTGTAGCAGATACTTTCACACCATTGTGAGTGTATGCTCGTGTATGATCCTGAGCGCCAGTAGAAGCACGAAGGCGTTCAAGCGTTTCTGCGTCAAATCCACGGACATACCAATTAGAATCAAGTGATTCTGTGGAGAGGTATGTAAGGATGTTGATTGAATCAACTGTTTCGGCTGTCTCTGGAAGGTGTTCCGGGACAAGAATGGGATCACCAGCAGAGAGTTCAGCAGCGCTAATTTCCTCAGTCTCTCCAGTAGACGTAATCGTAAACAGACTGTGATCTTCAGTCACTTCGACGGTACGACCGGATTCAGTTGTGAGAGAGTAAGTTGAACCCGAAGTATCATGTCGAATTGCATGGGTTACTGGCTGCCAAGTCATCGTATGAGCTTCTCTATTAAATGCTGGAACCTCAATTGAGTCTGGAACAACAGCAGTATCACTCTCTTCATCAGAAAGATACCGGTTACAAAACGTACCGATTGAGAGTTGTTTAACGGTGCCATTTTCCCGTATCAAGAGTTCTTGGTCAGGTGTTAGAGACTGCTCGCGTTTATGAAATCGGGATCCGTAAAGCAGTTTACCGAAGACCTTTGGAATCTGCTCTTTGGTAATTCCAGGACCATTATCCTCAATAACAAGTTGATAGTAATCACCGACTTCAGTGATTTCTACATAAATATCCGGTAAGATACCAGCTTCTTCAGCAGCATCAAGTGAATTATCAACTCCCTCTTTTACTGCAGTGACAAGACCTCGGGCCGGACTATCGAACCCGAGCATATGCTTATTTTTCTCGAAAAACTCGGCGATAGAGATAGATCGCTGGCCCTCAGCCAGTTCTTCAGCGATACCTGGGTCGTCGCCGAGTGTAGACTGTTGAGACATTACCGAAAAATAGCAACGGGAAGATTAAAAGATGCCCGGAGCACGGTGAAACTAAAGCCAGCGTCGGTTTTTTATCGTCTGCCGTCTCAAGACATATTCGAATGGGGCTTGCAGATATTGTTGACACTGTCAGGGAGCGCAGTGCAACGCTACGAGTGTATAATACTGAAGAGCAATCTATGATTGAAGAGCTCCGAGGTCATCTAGCAGACCGAAACATAGAGATAATTACAGAGCGGACAACAACTGGACGGCCAAATAATACAGCTGTTTTAGAACATCCGGATCGATCCCCCTCCGCCTATCCGGTTCCTGAATTACTTGAAATGCTTCAGGCAGAGCGAGAGATGGCAAGTCGACTGTCACGCCACATCGATGAACGTTCGTTTCCAGCTAGAGACACACAGGAAATGGTCCATATGTCCAGAGAGATTGAAGACCGTGCAATGCGGATTGGCGAAGGGACCTTGCACGCCGGGTTTCAGTATGTGAGTTCTTTCAAGGATCAACAGGAGACATATGAGTCACTTGCAAATCAGAGTATGGACGTTAACATCTATGCTGTTCCAGATGAGGACCCACCTGAATCAGAACAGATAACACTACATCTTGAAACTACAGATGAAATCGAGCAGACATGGTTTGTGGTATACGATGGAGGAGGAGATCCGCTACAGCAGTGTGCACTGATTGCAATTGCTGAGGATAATGATACATATAAAGGTGTTTTAACCTACGAACCGTCTATCATCGAGCAATCGATAAACCATCTTAATGACAAGTATCTCAAATAAATAGTAGCCACTAATAGTAGAATCTTAGTAAAATGTTTAAGTGCGGTGGACAGATAGTACCACACGAAACAAGTCGGCATCAATCGCAAGATAAGTAGTAGTAGATACGAACATTAAATTAACAAGTTATCTAATTACATACAATGGCATCTGACAGCGCGAATATTCTTGTTGTAGACGACGAATCTAGGCTCGCTGATCTTTTTGCAGCGTGGCTTCAGCAGGATTACACTGTTGAGACGGCCTATGACGGTGAAAACGCACTTGAGAAGATGTCTGAAGAGATAGACCTTGTCCTGCTTGATCGTCGGATGCCCGGTCTCTCTGGCGATGAGGTTTTAGAGAAAATCCGGGAAAAAAAGTATGATGCACGCGTTGTGATGGTCACCGCAGTTGACCCAGACTTTGATATTATCGAGATGGGATTTGATGATTATCTCGTTAAGCCAGTTTCAAAGGATGAACTTCTAGATTTGGTTGATCGGATTCAAACTCGGTCAGAATATCAAAAAGAAGTCCAGGAGTACTACTCGTTGGCGTCTAAAAAGTCGCTTCTTCAGACTGAAAAATCAGAGCAAGAGCTTGAGAAAAACGAGGAGTATCAAGAGCTTGTTGAGCGTGTTGATGAGCTTAGAGAGAAGCTTGATGATCGGATCAACCAGCTCGAAGGTCACGATGATTTTGCTGACGCATTTCGTGATCTCGATAACGGAGCTGACGAGTTCAACGGATTTTGATCGAATTACAACGAACTAATACAGTGCAAGAGTAGCGTACAGTTATCGACACATAGCGATCAGAATCCGACGGTCTTCAGCCGTGGGAGGGGCCAAGGTTAATTAGTAAGGCCATATCCACGTTTAACGAGTAAAATATCAACAGTAAGAACAATAGCTGTAGCAACCAGCAACACAATAATGGATACATACGGCGTGAGATCCGCATATCCGAGCATACTGTAACGGACAGTATCAACCATATACACCATTGGATTTAACATTGAAACAGTTTGCCAGAATGGAGAAAGGACCTCAAGAGAATAAAAGACTGCACCAAAGAAAACCAGTGGTCGGATGATAAATTGAGTCATCACAGTAAGGTCGTCAAAGTCGTCTGCCCACAGTCCACCAATTACTCCGAGGCCAGCAAATAGGACACAGATAATGACCATTGTCACAATAAGTAACAATGCATGTTCAACACCGATTGGTGTGAATAAGCGTCCAACAGCAGCAATAATAACACCAACAAGAAGTCCACGGACAGCACTGGCACCAACATAAGCAACTACCATCTCAGTATGAGACATTGGTGAAGTAAGCGGTGCATGTATGTACTCATTCCACCGACCATGGAAGATAGAGAATGAAGCATTTTCGAACGCATTGGATATCGCTCCTAAAACAATCAAACCAGGCAATATGAACAAGATATACGAAAATCCAGCAATCTGATCGATCCGTCCACCAAGAATGACACCGAAGACGGCAAAATAAAGCACATTTGTGATTGCTGGTGGCATAAACGTGTTTTTTGGGCGACGGATGTATCGCTTGATTTCACGCTTAAAGAGCGTTCGTCCACGTATAGTCCACATTAAGAACTCACCTCATTGTGTGTTAGGTCAACAAAGATATCCTCCAGTGATGTTCGGGTAATTTCAAGATTTGTAATATCATATCCAGCTGCCTTTATATCTGAAATGACTGCTGGCGCGGCTGATCCACCGTCCTTGACTTGTACAGCAATACGACCAGAGTCC
This portion of the Salinarchaeum sp. IM2453 genome encodes:
- a CDS encoding DNA topoisomerase IV subunit A → MSSDTSDDTESVQQRAQRQLIELAADLYDQLDAGDIPEISLPTRTKSNIEYDEDDHVWVYGDRTSSRSANSIRGARKLLKAVYTIEFLVDQLEEGRSSTLRELYYLSESWDNKEAQFNDQDESNQLIEDLEILSNVTREDFHMRPEESGATIMGPLLIREQTRRGERKIHCQEDVGEGGYQIPNNPDTLEFLDNDADFVLAVETGGMRDRLVENGFDEEYNALIVHLKGQPARATRRLTKRLHDELNIPVTVFTDGDPWSYRIYASVAYGSIKSAHLSEYLATPEAKFIGVQPEDIVEYNLPTDPLSDADVNALESELEDPRFQTDYWEEQINLQLDIGKKSEQQSLASYGLDFVTETYLPERLSEMGYL
- a CDS encoding DICT sensory domain-containing protein; the encoded protein is MGLADIVDTVRERSATLRVYNTEEQSMIEELRGHLADRNIEIITERTTTGRPNNTAVLEHPDRSPSAYPVPELLEMLQAEREMASRLSRHIDERSFPARDTQEMVHMSREIEDRAMRIGEGTLHAGFQYVSSFKDQQETYESLANQSMDVNIYAVPDEDPPESEQITLHLETTDEIEQTWFVVYDGGGDPLQQCALIAIAEDNDTYKGVLTYEPSIIEQSINHLNDKYLK
- a CDS encoding HalX domain-containing protein, with product MASDSANILVVDDESRLADLFAAWLQQDYTVETAYDGENALEKMSEEIDLVLLDRRMPGLSGDEVLEKIREKKYDARVVMVTAVDPDFDIIEMGFDDYLVKPVSKDELLDLVDRIQTRSEYQKEVQEYYSLASKKSLLQTEKSEQELEKNEEYQELVERVDELREKLDDRINQLEGHDDFADAFRDLDNGADEFNGF
- a CDS encoding ABC transporter permease, producing MWTIRGRTLFKREIKRYIRRPKNTFMPPAITNVLYFAVFGVILGGRIDQIAGFSYILFILPGLIVLGAISNAFENASFSIFHGRWNEYIHAPLTSPMSHTEMVVAYVGASAVRGLLVGVIIAAVGRLFTPIGVEHALLLIVTMVIICVLFAGLGVIGGLWADDFDDLTVMTQFIIRPLVFFGAVFYSLEVLSPFWQTVSMLNPMVYMVDTVRYSMLGYADLTPYVSIIVLLVATAIVLTVDILLVKRGYGLTN